The segment GCAGTGGcctaccgggcgtaatagacttgtgtgtgtgtgtgtgtgtgtgtgtgtgtgtgtgtagGACTAGGTCCATTGGCGCTCCAGGAGGCTCGAGACCTGTCAATCCAGCCCAGTCCAAAGTTCTGAAACTGTGAATCCACTCCAGCCAAATCCACTCCAGCCAAATCCACTCCAATGCTAGTCCAGTCCAACAAGATCACTGTCGATGACGAGCTCTGCGCTGAGACTTCGGGGTTATTTTATGAAGCCTGTGTGAAGAGAGGGCTTTTGGATGATACTGTTGCATTATGTCTCCATGATGCGACTCGAAGATGTAGGGATCGGTGGATTGCTAAGAGAGAAAGTTTCCGGACTGAGCAAGGTAGCACCCACCGTGGTCTTATGatcattgatgatgattatgATGATAGTGATTACAGAGCAGAAATGCGGTGGGcttcattcattcattttgGGCCATAAACTATTACAGAATGCAAGTTAATGAGATTGTTTGCATTACAAGAAGAATAAATGCCCATTCCCGTTCGAGAGCCCGAGGCAAAAGTAAAGGACAATATAAAGCATGCAAACGGCTACAGCATATTTGAAAACACCAGGTGTTGGATACAGTCCACGTATCCAAAAGATTATGGCCAGTTGACAGCCGTCAATTCCTACTAGCTTGGCCTTATCCCACACAGCTATGAGTGCCGTGTGTATCCCCAACGCTTGCTCTTTCTGGCGTGCGCTGCTGGTTCACCCTTATCACAGATTTGTCATCGAATAAAGACTACAGGAACAGTAACTTCAATAGCTGAACGATATCCGTAGAATGTATATGGTGATGATCTTGCAGACAACACTTGCAGAATTACTAAGACTTAGAGGTTCTGAGCGTGCCGTTACCTGGGCCGAATcgctcttttcctttctgaACTGGGATGTTCAAACTATTGTAATATTTTCGGACCTGAACTGACATGTTGCGTGTGCATGTTTCGATACAAACCCTGTTCCGGCCTCCCAGTATCCAGCTCGAGTGAAGCTTCCATTATTGTTCTTCTGCAATAGAAGACCACAAGTACGGGGGTACTCTGATGTTTCCAAAATCGCAAGAAAATACATGTTCTCTTGAGCAATCAGCCAAGGCTTCCTTTCAATTTCGTTCCACAAATTGGCTGTATCAGCAGTGATCCCAAGTGTGTGCCCTAACATTGTTTGTATATCTTGGTAGCCGGCACGTCCAAACCTACCCTCGGGTAAGACCCCTTCTGAATTGTGTTCCCTGGGGACGAGTGCTTCGGAGGCTATTAGAGGTCCAGTCAACGTTAAGGAACCAGACTTGACTTGACCAAACTGGTTTTTTGGGTCAACTAATTCCACCGCAACATCTACTATATCTGCGAAAATAACAATCGGTTTGTGTTCAAAGACGTCGAAGTTCACAGAACAATCCATGTTCGCCCAGCTCCAAGATGGTGCGCGGTAGACCTTCGACCTTTTCATCGAATCAACCGGGAAAGCCTCCCAGAGAAGACCCTGTGGCATTGTACTGCGAAAGATTCCAGCACAGTACTCGCTGCGAAACCATGAGGTACAGCGTCGAGCGACGGCGGCGAAGGCAACAAGTTTGTCTTCATCCGGATGACTAAGTTGACGCTTCATGTACGGCAACACAAAGTCATAGTAAAATGCAAAAAcatctccttgttcttgaatACTGTATGCGCTTTGGTAGAGGCAATCAAAACCTGCCCATTCATCATTTCCCGCACCTTTGGGGAGATATTCAGTGAGATTGCGGCTTCTTTCACATTCCCAGGAGATGCGATCCAAAGTAAAGTGTAAGGTTCTGGGTGCAAGGAGCCGCTCTTGAAACACCCATGCTCTTTTACTAATGGGAAGGTCAAGTCTCACAAAGGAAAAATCATCTCGTGTGAATATCGAGCAAAGATTCCTGAACTTTGACTGCTCTTCTGCATCAGCAAGTTGATGGGGCGCGGTGAGGAACGGTGTCCAGAGGTAACAATCTTGAAGATATGTCGGATCCCTCGACCTGAAAGCACCTCCATGGGGGTTCTTAGAAACATCGATAGAGATATTCAAGTAGCAGTTTTGATATACTCGATGCATTTCCTCAGAATGCAAGAGCCAATCTTCATGCGAACCGTCTCCAGCCTGTAAGATGCAAAGCGAGTCGATCCAAATGTATGGAATGCCCATTCGACGACAGGTGATGATGGCATCTCGGAAACTTGCGGGAAGGTGTTGCAACTGAATTTCCCGGCAGAAATCGGATAAAGTATCAGATGTTAACATGAGAAAGTCTGGGTTCTCCCCCCAACAATGGCTTAACGCCGCATAACTTCCTTCTGGAGTCTCGTTCTCTGATATAATCAATCTCGGCGACTGTTGTTTGTCACCAACGTGGATGAATCGCTTTGGATACCAGCCTGCATCCTGTGGACTGGAGGCAGATCCGCAGTTGTGATGATCCTTACAGGTCTGGAGCCAGTCCTTAGCCACGCGTGCAACATCCTCGTGGCCGGTATTATCCGGGATATCTCGCAAAGGAGGAAAGTCTGTTCGAACCCGAGTGGGATCCGAACCTAgatcagcagcaacaaggTCGAGAAACTCATTGTAACCAGATGGAGTGTCAGTgtctgatgaggaagataCGTCAACAAACACCAACCGGTCTGTGTGGGTTCGGGCCCTGTCGTCGATAGACATGGAGTTACCGCTACTAGTCTCATAGAAATAGATTTCCCAATGGAGCGCCCATGAGTTCGCCCACTTCAATCCATATTCTAGAGGCTTCAGGTTGTCGGATGGAAACTTTGGGCTTAGGTAGTAACAGATTCTACACCCATTCTTCGCGGCAGCGGCAAGTCTTTCGTGATCTTTGTGATGAGGCCCGCTCATCGCGCTGTTCTGAAACATGGACATGCACACCGCACAAAGCATTATGACGACAATGAATGAGGGGGGATATTACCGAAAGAGTTTGCATCAGACGGATGCAGAATTAAAATGCCTCGTCATGCCAGAGAATTCGTGAGCTTATGTGAGCGGGGATAGTTGGGGGCCGAAACTGGATGACTCAAAACTCCAGGGGGAATCAGCACTTAGGTTTTCCAGACCACGACCCGAATTCCTGGTCTTGTATAGTTCGATTGGGTATCTGTATGCCTAAATAACATGGAAATGTATTTTTTCTGTCCCAGATCTATGTTGCTGTTGTATTGCGGAGGTTGAACTTAATGACCTCGAAGGCCGTTGGAGAACAGAGTGCGGTTGAGCGTTACATTTTCCTAATCAGGTTAGCCCGCTTTCACTGCTCAAAAACCTCAATGTCTCAAGTGAAATCAGCAAATGTCACCAGCAACACAGAGCAACAATGAAATTCCGATTCGAGGACGAAAATGACTCCGCTACGCTACATAGACGTCGCCTACAAGCGTAACGTACCCAGAAATGCCGGCAGCGGCAAAAGGCGAGACAACATACTGAGACCACAAATCATCAGGCCGGGTCGTCTCAGACAGTCGAGTCTGCCGCGGGGAATGTGCAGACGGGACCCGGGAACAGTTCGTTGGCCGACACTGGGGAGTTTGGACCTGATGCAATCCCGTTCGGGGATCTTTCTTGATAAAACGAATAGGTTCATTGTGTTATTATTAGATCTAAGTTACATGTATCTGAGAGGAGCACAGCTCCTTACATAGTATTCTCAACAGGACTCTACTCCAACCTTCttgtcgcagggtaggcatgatcttcacggTCTCATGAAATAACTGCATTAGTGATCTAGCTGtatgctttaagtaactGCGGGATGGGATACCCTGCACAAGAGA is part of the Fusarium oxysporum Fo47 chromosome VII, complete sequence genome and harbors:
- a CDS encoding heterokaryon incompatibility protein-domain-containing protein; translation: MLCAVCMSMFQNSAMSGPHHKDHERLAAAAKNGCRICYYLSPKFPSDNLKPLEYGLKWANSWALHWEIYFYETSSGNSMSIDDRARTHTDRLVFVDVSSSSDTDTPSGYNEFLDLVAADLGSDPTRVRTDFPPLRDIPDNTGHEDVARVAKDWLQTCKDHHNCGSASSPQDAGWYPKRFIHVGDKQQSPRLIISENETPEGSYAALSHCWGENPDFLMLTSDTLSDFCREIQLQHLPASFRDAIITCRRMGIPYIWIDSLCILQAGDGSHEDWLLHSEEMHRVYQNCYLNISIDVSKNPHGGAFRSRDPTYLQDCYLWTPFLTAPHQLADAEEQSKFRNLCSIFTRDDFSFVRLDLPISKRAWVFQERLLAPRTLHFTLDRISWECERSRNLTEYLPKGAGNDEWAGFDCLYQSAYSIQEQGDVFAFYYDFVLPYMKRQLSHPDEDKLVAFAAVARRCTSWFRSEYCAGIFRSTMPQGLLWEAFPVDSMKRSKVYRAPSWSWANMDCSVNFDVFEHKPIVIFADIVDVAVELVDPKNQFGQVKSGSLTLTGPLIASEALVPREHNSEGVLPEGRFGRAGYQDIQTMLGHTLGITADTANLWNEIERKPWLIAQENMYFLAILETSEYPRTCGLLLQKNNNGSFTRAGYWEAGTGFVSKHAHATCQFRSENITIV